The Engraulis encrasicolus isolate BLACKSEA-1 chromosome 4, IST_EnEncr_1.0, whole genome shotgun sequence genome includes a window with the following:
- the LOC134447211 gene encoding lens fiber major intrinsic protein-like, producing MAGRIDAWIPWPLASVTIAHPMRMFHTGAEMNPARSFTPAMFKRNFMNHWVMYDFMLFFCMCGLAEWVATLKGS from the exons ATGGCAGGAAGAATTGATGCATGGATCCCATggccattggcttctgtcaccattGCACACCCCATGAGG atgttccacactggagctgaaatgaaccctgccagatccttcacccctgctatgttcaagaggaacttcatgaaccactgg GtgatgtacgacttcatgctcttcttCTGCATGTGCGGCTTGGCCGAGtgggtagccaccctgaaaggcagctga